A single Equus quagga isolate Etosha38 chromosome 8, UCLA_HA_Equagga_1.0, whole genome shotgun sequence DNA region contains:
- the LOC124244108 gene encoding protein ZNRD2-like produces MALNGAEANDFSWEPPTEAETKVLQARRERQDRISRLMGDYLLRGYRMLGETCADCGTILLQDKQQKIYCVACQELDSDVDKDNPALNAQAALSQAREHQLASASELPLGSRPAPQPPVPRPEHCEGAAAGLKAAQGPPPAAVPPNAAVVACTQEALLQKLTWASTELGSSTSLETSIQLCSLIRACAEALHSLRQLQH; encoded by the coding sequence ATGGCCCTAAACGGCGCTGAAGCCAACGATTTCTCCTGGGAGCCTCCGACCGAAGCGGAGACGAAGGTGCTGCAGGCGCGACGGGAGCGGCAGGATCGCATCTCCCGACTCATGGGCGACTACCTGCTGCGTGGTTACCGCATGCTGGGGGAGACGTGCGCGGACTGCGGGACGATCCTCCTCCAAGACAAACAGCAGAAAATCTATTGCGTGGCTTGTCAGGAGCTCGACTCAGACGTGGATAAAGATAATCCGGCTCTGAATGCCCAGGCTGCCCTCTCCCAAGCTCGGGAGCACCAGCTCGCCTCTGCCTCGGAGCTCCCCTTGGGCTCTCGGcctgcccctcagcccccagTACCCCGGCCCGAGCACTGTGAGGGAGCTGCAGCAGGGCTCAAGGCAGCTCAGGGGCCACCTCCTGCTGCTGTGCCTCCAAATGCAGCTGTCGTGGCCTGCACCCAGGAGGCCCTCCTGCAGAAGCTGACCTGGGCCTCGACGGAGCTGGGCTCTAGCACCTCCCTGGAGACCAGCATCCAGCTGTGCAGCCTTATCCGGGCATGTGCTGAGGCTCTGCACAGCCTGCGGCAGCTGCAACACTAA